A stretch of Shumkonia mesophila DNA encodes these proteins:
- a CDS encoding TRAP transporter substrate-binding protein, which produces MRNAIIGIVIGTVVGVVIGATLLAPQLYDGGNTALATPGVENLSPPAPAPAPAKDPAPRAEAPAVSWKMASAYSGKLPQIGSLAKRLEQETWRISGGQMEIRLSEPDTLVPSTEIFDAVASGAIDAAFASPGLWRDKAPALQLFGAVPFGPDAVEYLAWIYFGGGRELFDKIYERHGIHSLFCGILGPEASGWFHQQILGIEDLRGLKIRIYGLGADVLAKLGAKPRMLGDGEIFPALESGAINAAEFSMPAIDLQLGLHKMAEHYYFPGWHQPVTMLELMVNRGKWEALSSQAKSQVEAVCGDNIRYGLAEGAAIQFAALKKIYAEGTKIHRWPPAFLETLETTWAEVAAERSASDEAFREVWSSLSAFRRDYAIWQELASP; this is translated from the coding sequence ATGCGCAATGCGATCATCGGGATCGTCATTGGCACGGTGGTCGGCGTGGTGATCGGCGCCACCCTGCTGGCGCCCCAGCTCTATGACGGCGGGAATACCGCCCTCGCCACCCCGGGGGTCGAGAACCTGTCACCCCCGGCACCAGCGCCCGCACCGGCCAAGGACCCCGCCCCGCGGGCCGAAGCCCCGGCCGTTTCCTGGAAGATGGCCAGCGCCTATTCGGGAAAGCTGCCGCAGATCGGCAGCCTGGCCAAGCGTCTCGAACAGGAAACCTGGCGCATTTCCGGCGGCCAGATGGAAATCCGCCTCAGCGAGCCCGACACCCTGGTCCCTTCGACCGAAATCTTCGATGCCGTCGCCTCCGGCGCCATCGACGCCGCCTTCGCCTCGCCCGGCCTGTGGCGCGACAAGGCGCCGGCGTTGCAACTCTTCGGCGCCGTGCCGTTCGGGCCCGACGCCGTCGAATACCTGGCCTGGATCTATTTCGGCGGCGGCCGCGAACTGTTCGACAAGATCTACGAACGGCACGGCATCCACAGCCTGTTCTGCGGCATCCTGGGGCCCGAGGCTTCGGGCTGGTTCCACCAGCAGATCCTCGGCATCGAGGATCTGCGCGGCCTGAAGATCCGCATCTACGGGCTGGGGGCCGACGTGCTGGCCAAGCTGGGGGCCAAGCCGCGCATGCTGGGCGATGGCGAGATCTTTCCCGCCCTGGAATCGGGGGCCATCAACGCCGCCGAATTTTCGATGCCGGCCATCGACCTTCAACTCGGCCTGCACAAGATGGCCGAACACTACTACTTCCCCGGCTGGCACCAGCCGGTGACGATGCTGGAACTGATGGTCAACCGGGGCAAGTGGGAGGCGCTCTCCTCGCAGGCCAAGTCCCAGGTCGAGGCGGTCTGTGGCGACAACATCCGCTACGGACTGGCCGAGGGCGCCGCCATCCAGTTCGCTGCGCTGAAGAAGATCTATGCCGAGGGTACGAAAATCCACCGCTGGCCCCCGGCTTTCCTGGAAACCCTGGAGACGACGTGGGCCGAGGTGGCGGCCGAACGCTCCGCCAGCGACGAGGCCTTCCGCGAGGTGTGGAGTTCGCTCAGCGCCTTCCGCCGCGACTACGCGATCTGGCAGGAACTGGCCAGCCCCTGA
- a CDS encoding glycine--tRNA ligase subunit alpha has translation MAETPQNKPNFQSLILALQSFWAARGCVLLQPYDMEVGAGTFHPATTLRCLGKGEWNAAYVQPSRRPTDGRYGENPNRMQHFYQYQVVLKPSPADVQQLYLDSLKHLGIDPAMHDIRFVEDDWESPTLGAWGLGWEVWCDGMEVTQFTYFQQVGGFECAPVTAEITYGVERLAMFIQEVENVYDLDWNGAGVTYGDVFLRAEREYSAHNFEHANTRMLLQHFKDAEAECTALLDKKLSLPAYDQCIKASHLFNLLDARGVISVTERASYIGRVRALAKGCCEGWLAGAGA, from the coding sequence ATGGCCGAAACTCCCCAAAACAAGCCCAATTTCCAATCCTTGATCCTCGCCCTGCAGTCGTTCTGGGCGGCGCGCGGCTGCGTGCTGCTGCAGCCCTACGACATGGAGGTGGGGGCGGGAACCTTCCATCCGGCGACCACGTTGCGTTGCCTCGGCAAAGGCGAATGGAACGCCGCCTACGTGCAGCCGTCGCGACGGCCGACCGATGGCCGTTACGGCGAGAATCCCAACCGCATGCAGCACTTCTATCAGTACCAGGTGGTGCTCAAGCCGTCGCCGGCCGACGTCCAACAGCTTTACCTCGACAGCCTCAAACATTTGGGAATCGATCCGGCGATGCACGACATCCGCTTCGTCGAGGACGACTGGGAAAGCCCGACGCTGGGCGCCTGGGGCCTCGGCTGGGAAGTGTGGTGCGACGGCATGGAGGTGACGCAGTTCACCTATTTCCAGCAGGTGGGCGGCTTCGAATGCGCCCCCGTCACCGCCGAGATCACCTACGGAGTCGAGCGGCTGGCCATGTTCATCCAGGAAGTCGAGAACGTCTACGACCTCGACTGGAACGGCGCCGGCGTGACCTACGGCGACGTTTTCTTAAGGGCCGAGCGCGAGTATTCGGCCCACAACTTCGAGCACGCCAACACCAGGATGCTGCTCCAGCACTTCAAGGACGCCGAGGCCGAGTGCACGGCCCTGCTGGACAAGAAGCTGTCGCTGCCCGCCTATGACCAGTGCATCAAGGCGAGCCATCTGTTCAACCTTCTGGACGCGCGCGGCGTCATCAGCGTGACCGAGCGCGCCTCCTATATCGGCCGTGTACGGGCGCTCGCCAAGGGCTGCTGCGAAGGCTGGCTAGCCGGGGCGGGAGCCTGA
- a CDS encoding TRAP transporter permease, producing MAVNVTTGDEAVPEDLQEALKDIEYAGRKHDPRTAMFIGFIAALWSFYQLWIASPLPFIFNFGIITDVPARAVHLAFGLFLVFLVFPGSRTRASSGHIPWRDRVLAVLACFCALYLFLAWDDMARRPGVLLDIPVSLAGYSFVLPFEVLLGWAGILLLLEATRRSIGWPLVIVAGLFLIYSVFGQSMPDLISHRGVSLSRLPGYQWLTGEAIFGIPIDVTTSFVFLFVLFGAILDKAGAGQYFLNLAFAMVGRYRGGPVKAAILASGMTGLISGSSVANVVTTGTFTIPVMKRSGMPAVKAGAIEVAASVNGQIMPPVMGAAAFIIAEFIGVTYFEVVKAAFIPAIIIYIALLYISHLEAMKLGLKGLPREEIPPFFPTLLSGLHFVIPIIVLIWLLMVEKWTPSSSVFYSILLMMGIIVLQKVIRALHSGKESPLDAAKAGLCDVYEGMVGGARNMITIAVAVAAAGIIVGSVSSTGLNNALISVVEAVSGGNVYILLGMTALLCLLLGMGLPTTANYLVVASLLANVVVELGAAAGLVLPLMAVHLFVFYFGLMADVTPPVALAAFAASAISRADPIKTGVQAFYYNIRTAIIPVVFLFNPELLLIGVDSFWHALLIFITSLLAILAFSSVSQNWMLVRNRWYESALLLVAMVALFRPGFFMDMAYPPFVQFNTDKFISGEAAAGPGLDVRFHIVRETNYGDRYKLYRLPTPATTTGTMGPYGVTLQKDNGRYKVADLAMAGPAETIGVQFGDFVTAVDVEVKNRPAKYWIYPIGLAILGLVVGLQFFRWRRDRRKDVAAAAVSA from the coding sequence ATGGCAGTGAACGTGACGACCGGGGACGAAGCTGTACCCGAAGACCTTCAGGAAGCTCTCAAAGACATTGAATACGCGGGTCGAAAGCACGATCCCCGTACCGCGATGTTCATCGGTTTCATCGCGGCGCTGTGGTCATTCTACCAGTTGTGGATCGCGTCTCCCCTGCCATTCATCTTCAATTTCGGGATCATTACCGACGTTCCCGCCCGAGCCGTCCATCTGGCCTTTGGACTTTTCCTGGTCTTCCTGGTCTTTCCCGGCTCCCGAACGAGGGCATCCTCCGGACACATTCCGTGGCGCGACCGAGTCCTGGCCGTTCTCGCCTGTTTCTGCGCTTTGTACCTGTTTCTGGCGTGGGACGACATGGCCCGGCGTCCTGGCGTTCTTCTCGATATTCCCGTTTCGCTGGCCGGTTATTCCTTCGTGCTTCCGTTCGAGGTTCTGCTCGGCTGGGCCGGTATCCTGCTGCTGCTGGAAGCGACCCGCCGCAGCATCGGCTGGCCGCTGGTCATCGTTGCCGGATTATTCCTTATCTATTCCGTATTCGGACAGTCGATGCCGGACCTCATCTCGCATCGCGGGGTGTCGCTGTCCAGGCTGCCCGGCTATCAGTGGCTGACGGGCGAGGCCATCTTCGGCATTCCCATCGACGTTACCACCAGTTTCGTGTTCCTGTTCGTTCTGTTCGGCGCGATCCTCGACAAGGCCGGCGCCGGCCAGTATTTCCTCAACCTGGCGTTTGCCATGGTCGGCCGCTACCGCGGCGGGCCGGTCAAGGCCGCCATCCTGGCTTCCGGCATGACCGGCCTGATCTCGGGCTCGTCGGTTGCCAATGTGGTGACCACCGGCACCTTCACCATCCCGGTGATGAAACGCAGTGGCATGCCGGCGGTGAAGGCCGGCGCCATCGAGGTGGCTGCCTCGGTCAACGGCCAGATCATGCCGCCCGTCATGGGCGCCGCCGCCTTCATCATCGCCGAGTTCATCGGCGTCACCTATTTCGAGGTGGTCAAGGCCGCCTTCATTCCCGCCATCATCATCTACATCGCGCTGCTTTACATTTCGCATCTGGAGGCGATGAAACTCGGCCTCAAGGGCCTGCCGCGCGAGGAAATCCCGCCGTTCTTCCCGACACTGCTGTCGGGCCTCCATTTCGTCATTCCCATCATCGTCCTGATCTGGCTGCTGATGGTCGAGAAGTGGACGCCGAGCAGTTCGGTCTTCTATTCGATCCTGCTGATGATGGGCATCATCGTCCTCCAGAAGGTGATCCGCGCCCTGCATTCGGGCAAGGAATCGCCGCTCGATGCCGCCAAGGCCGGGTTGTGCGACGTCTACGAAGGGATGGTCGGCGGCGCCCGCAACATGATCACCATCGCGGTGGCGGTGGCGGCGGCCGGCATCATCGTCGGCTCGGTCTCTTCGACCGGCCTCAACAATGCCCTGATCAGCGTGGTGGAGGCGGTGTCGGGCGGCAACGTCTACATTCTGCTCGGCATGACCGCGCTGTTGTGCCTGCTGCTCGGCATGGGCCTGCCGACCACCGCCAACTACCTGGTGGTGGCTTCGCTGCTGGCCAATGTCGTGGTCGAACTGGGGGCCGCAGCCGGCCTCGTGCTGCCGCTGATGGCGGTCCACCTTTTCGTCTTCTACTTCGGCCTGATGGCGGACGTGACCCCGCCGGTGGCGTTGGCCGCCTTCGCCGCATCGGCGATTTCGCGGGCGGACCCGATCAAGACCGGCGTCCAGGCTTTCTATTACAACATTCGTACGGCCATCATTCCCGTGGTGTTCCTTTTCAACCCGGAACTGCTGTTGATCGGCGTCGACAGCTTCTGGCACGCGTTGTTGATATTCATCACCTCGCTGTTGGCCATTCTCGCTTTCAGCTCGGTGTCGCAGAACTGGATGCTGGTGCGCAACCGGTGGTACGAGAGCGCGCTTTTGCTGGTTGCCATGGTCGCCCTGTTCCGGCCGGGCTTCTTCATGGATATGGCCTATCCGCCGTTCGTGCAGTTCAATACCGACAAGTTCATCTCCGGCGAGGCGGCGGCGGGGCCGGGTCTCGATGTCCGCTTCCACATCGTGCGCGAAACCAACTACGGCGACCGCTACAAGCTCTATCGCCTGCCGACGCCGGCAACGACGACGGGGACGATGGGACCCTACGGCGTGACGCTGCAGAAGGACAATGGCCGCTACAAGGTCGCCGATCTGGCGATGGCGGGGCCGGCCGAGACGATCGGGGTGCAGTTCGGCGACTTCGTCACCGCCGTTGACGTCGAGGTGAAGAACCGGCCGGCGAAGTATTGGATATACCCGATTGGCTTGGCGATCCTTGGCCTTGTCGTCGGTCTCCAGTTCTTCCGCTGGCGGCGCGACAGGCGGAAGGACGTGGCGGCTGCCGCCGTTTCGGCTTAA
- a CDS encoding tRNA1(Val) (adenine(37)-N6)-methyltransferase produces MAGITVDGVLGGRLRIRQPAAGYRAAIDPVLLAAAVPAQPGERVLDAGCGVGAAGLCLAARLDGVRVSGIDLQRDLVALAAANARDNGLAGRVDFMAGDLLRPPPRLAAGTFDHVMANPPFVAAGRGNPPPDPAKAAAAIEGEARLADWLRFCLTMVRPKGSITVVHRADRLDELLALMRQGLGELTVFPLWPGGAPAADGRPKPAKRVIVSGRKGIAAPLALLPGLVLHAADGTYTEAAERVLRDGAALRP; encoded by the coding sequence ATGGCCGGCATCACGGTCGACGGCGTGCTCGGCGGGCGGCTTCGCATCCGCCAGCCGGCGGCCGGCTATCGGGCCGCCATCGACCCGGTGCTGCTGGCCGCCGCGGTGCCGGCGCAGCCGGGCGAGCGGGTGCTCGACGCCGGCTGCGGGGTGGGCGCCGCCGGACTGTGCCTGGCCGCCCGTCTCGATGGCGTCAGGGTCAGCGGCATCGACCTGCAGCGCGACCTGGTGGCGCTGGCCGCCGCCAACGCCAGGGATAACGGCTTGGCAGGGCGCGTCGACTTCATGGCCGGCGATCTTTTGCGGCCGCCGCCGCGCCTGGCCGCCGGCACCTTCGATCATGTCATGGCCAATCCGCCGTTCGTCGCCGCCGGCCGCGGCAACCCGCCGCCCGATCCCGCCAAGGCCGCGGCCGCCATCGAGGGAGAGGCGCGGCTGGCCGACTGGCTGCGTTTCTGCCTTACCATGGTCCGGCCGAAGGGCAGCATCACCGTCGTCCATCGCGCCGACCGCCTGGACGAACTGCTGGCCCTCATGCGCCAGGGACTGGGCGAACTGACGGTGTTTCCGCTGTGGCCGGGCGGCGCGCCGGCCGCCGACGGCCGGCCGAAGCCGGCCAAGCGGGTCATCGTCAGCGGCCGCAAGGGGATCGCCGCGCCGCTGGCCCTGCTGCCGGGGCTGGTGCTGCACGCCGCCGACGGCACGTACACCGAGGCGGCCGAACGGGTGCTTCGCGATGGCGCCGCCCTGAGGCCATAG
- a CDS encoding putative signal transducing protein has protein sequence MKELVRTNDPVLISWLTAALGEASIYAVVLDTHTAILEGSVAAIQRRVMVADDDFVRASRILADAEAGGERDGDDNAEA, from the coding sequence ATGAAGGAACTGGTGCGGACCAACGATCCGGTGCTGATCTCGTGGCTGACCGCCGCCCTCGGCGAGGCTTCGATTTACGCCGTCGTGCTGGACACCCACACGGCCATCCTCGAAGGCAGCGTCGCCGCCATCCAGCGCCGCGTGATGGTCGCCGACGACGATTTCGTCCGGGCCTCTAGGATTCTGGCCGATGCCGAAGCCGGCGGCGAAAGGGACGGAGATGACAACGCCGAGGCGTGA
- a CDS encoding DUF2336 domain-containing protein gives MAKTSVLSQADVMALLEDSSGSKRAETARKIAIEFNQAELTETQRRLAEDIFRLMVKDAEIRVREALSSNLKSNPLVPRDVAMTMAHDVTSVALPVLQYSEVLTDEDLVAIIRSQDTEKQVAIASRANVSETVSEAIVDTEKEEVVTRLVANPGADISEGSLGRVVDSLGDREAVQEAMVGRPRLPVTVAERLVTLVSEHLKAEIAQRFDLPADTMTDLILQIRERAVLSLSSGSDDDDLHQLVQQLKTNGRLTPSIVLRALCMGDLPFFEAAVAELAGISILNARELIHDAGKRGLKALFDRAKLPRSYFPAIRAAVDVAWETEYDGGDQDRERYSRRMIERILTQYGDLGVQIEADDLEYLLTKMNALPIDPVPEA, from the coding sequence ATGGCTAAAACGAGTGTCCTGTCGCAAGCGGACGTTATGGCGCTGCTCGAAGATTCATCGGGCAGCAAACGGGCCGAGACCGCCAGGAAGATCGCAATCGAGTTCAATCAGGCGGAGTTGACGGAAACTCAGCGGCGGTTGGCCGAGGATATCTTCCGGCTGATGGTCAAGGACGCCGAGATACGGGTCCGCGAGGCGCTGTCCAGCAACCTGAAGTCCAATCCGCTGGTTCCCCGCGACGTGGCGATGACGATGGCCCATGACGTCACCTCCGTGGCCCTGCCTGTCCTCCAGTATTCCGAGGTTTTGACGGACGAGGACCTGGTGGCGATCATCCGTTCGCAAGACACCGAAAAGCAGGTGGCGATCGCCAGCCGGGCCAACGTGTCGGAAACCGTGTCCGAAGCGATCGTCGATACCGAGAAGGAAGAAGTGGTGACCCGGTTGGTGGCCAATCCGGGGGCCGACATTTCCGAGGGCTCGCTGGGCCGGGTGGTCGATTCGCTGGGCGACCGCGAAGCGGTCCAGGAAGCGATGGTCGGCCGCCCCCGGTTGCCGGTCACGGTGGCCGAGCGGCTGGTGACCCTGGTTTCCGAACACCTGAAGGCCGAGATCGCCCAGCGTTTCGACCTGCCGGCCGACACCATGACGGATCTCATCCTTCAGATCCGCGAGCGGGCCGTGCTGTCGCTGTCGTCGGGCAGCGACGATGACGACCTGCACCAATTGGTCCAGCAGTTGAAGACCAACGGTCGCCTGACCCCCTCGATCGTGCTGCGCGCGCTGTGCATGGGCGACCTGCCCTTCTTCGAGGCGGCAGTGGCCGAACTGGCCGGCATTTCCATCCTCAACGCGCGCGAACTCATTCACGATGCCGGCAAGCGGGGACTGAAAGCGCTATTCGACAGAGCCAAGCTGCCGCGCAGCTATTTCCCGGCCATCCGCGCCGCCGTCGATGTCGCCTGGGAGACCGAATACGACGGCGGCGACCAGGACCGCGAACGCTATTCGCGCCGCATGATCGAGCGCATCCTGACCCAGTACGGCGATCTTGGCGTGCAGATCGAGGCCGACGACCTGGAATACCTGCTGACCAAGATGAACGCCTTGCCCATCGATCCGGTGCCCGAGGCCTGA
- a CDS encoding S49 family peptidase has protein sequence MNRLSPRSLIPFARWREPAPVVAVLRLAGIVGQMGPMRRGLSLAALAGPIERAFRLRHLKAVALSVNSPGGSPVQSSLIAGRIRALAEEKGVPVVAFAEDVAASGGYWLACAADEIYADAASIIGSIGVISSGFGFQDLLRRIGVERRLHASGARKGMLDPFSRERPEDVEHLEALQHSVHQDFIEMVRARRSGRLRAPEEDLFSGAFWSGRTALAMGLIDGIGDLRAVMRERFGERVKLRPVIAEKGWLRRRVGLTGMAGGDAGAWADAVVSALEERMTWSRFGL, from the coding sequence ATGAATCGCCTGTCGCCGAGAAGCCTCATTCCCTTTGCCCGTTGGCGCGAACCGGCGCCGGTGGTGGCGGTTCTCAGGCTGGCCGGCATCGTCGGGCAGATGGGGCCGATGCGGCGGGGCCTGAGCCTGGCGGCGCTGGCGGGGCCGATCGAACGGGCCTTCCGGCTGCGCCACCTGAAGGCGGTGGCGCTTTCCGTCAACTCGCCGGGCGGATCGCCCGTCCAGTCCTCGCTGATCGCCGGGCGCATCCGCGCGCTGGCCGAGGAGAAGGGGGTGCCGGTCGTCGCCTTCGCCGAGGACGTCGCCGCCTCCGGCGGCTACTGGCTGGCCTGCGCCGCCGACGAGATCTATGCCGACGCCGCCTCCATCATCGGTTCGATCGGGGTGATTTCCTCCGGCTTTGGCTTCCAGGACCTGCTGCGCCGCATAGGCGTCGAGCGCCGGTTGCACGCCTCGGGCGCCAGAAAAGGCATGCTCGACCCATTTTCCCGCGAACGGCCCGAGGACGTCGAGCATCTCGAAGCCTTGCAGCACAGCGTTCACCAGGACTTCATCGAAATGGTGCGGGCCCGTCGCAGCGGGCGCCTGCGGGCCCCCGAGGAGGACCTGTTCAGCGGCGCCTTCTGGAGCGGGCGCACCGCGCTGGCCATGGGCCTGATCGACGGCATCGGCGACCTGCGCGCCGTCATGCGCGAACGCTTTGGCGAGCGGGTCAAGCTGCGCCCGGTGATCGCCGAAAAAGGATGGCTGCGCCGGCGGGTGGGCCTGACGGGGATGGCGGGCGGCGACGCCGGCGCCTGGGCGGATGCGGTTGTTTCCGCCCTCGAGGAGCGGATGACCTGGAGCCGATTCGGTTTGTGA
- a CDS encoding polyprenyl synthetase family protein: MGIVVDLNGKREPQPSLEALTRLVAADLKAVNELIVRRMHSPVALIPQLAGHIVAAGGKRLRPVLTLAASRLCGYTGTRHIALAACVEFIHTATLLHDDVVDRSELRRGLASANAVWGNKTSVLVGDFLFARSFELMVEDGSLEVLAILSRASSVIAEGEVAQLVTANDTETGETAYMDVIKAKTAQLFAAACQIGAIVADRPAVEKEALESYGMNLGIAFQLIDDVLDYSAKQAKLGKTVGDDFREGKITLPVILAFRRGSEAERAFWRRTLEDLDQKETDFDKAVGLMGRYQSLEDTIERARHYGAIARDALGIFADGAEKDALIELIDFSIHRAY, translated from the coding sequence TTGGGGATCGTCGTCGATCTGAACGGAAAGCGCGAGCCGCAACCGTCGCTTGAGGCCCTCACCCGCCTGGTGGCCGCCGATCTCAAGGCGGTCAACGAGCTGATCGTGCGGCGCATGCACAGCCCGGTGGCCCTCATTCCGCAGTTGGCCGGCCACATCGTCGCCGCCGGTGGCAAGCGATTGCGGCCGGTTCTCACCCTGGCGGCCTCCCGCCTGTGCGGCTATACCGGCACCCGCCATATCGCGCTGGCCGCCTGCGTCGAGTTCATCCACACCGCGACCCTTTTGCACGACGACGTGGTCGACCGCAGCGAGCTTCGGCGCGGGCTGGCCTCGGCCAACGCGGTGTGGGGCAACAAGACCAGCGTGCTGGTCGGCGACTTCCTGTTCGCCCGCTCGTTCGAACTGATGGTCGAGGACGGATCGCTGGAGGTGCTGGCCATCCTCTCGCGCGCCTCCTCGGTAATCGCCGAGGGCGAGGTGGCGCAGCTGGTCACGGCCAACGACACCGAAACCGGCGAAACCGCCTACATGGACGTGATCAAGGCCAAGACGGCGCAGCTTTTTGCGGCGGCCTGCCAGATCGGCGCCATCGTCGCCGACCGCCCGGCGGTGGAGAAGGAGGCCCTGGAATCCTATGGCATGAACCTGGGCATCGCCTTCCAGCTGATCGACGACGTGCTCGACTATTCGGCCAAGCAGGCCAAGCTGGGCAAGACCGTCGGCGACGATTTTCGCGAGGGCAAGATCACGCTCCCCGTGATCCTGGCGTTTCGCCGCGGCAGCGAGGCGGAACGCGCCTTCTGGCGGCGCACGCTGGAAGACCTCGACCAGAAGGAGACCGATTTCGACAAGGCGGTCGGTCTGATGGGCCGTTACCAGTCGCTGGAGGACACCATCGAGCGGGCCCGCCACTACGGCGCCATCGCCAGGGACGCCCTCGGCATCTTCGCGGACGGCGCCGAAAAGGACGCTCTCATCGAGCTCATCGACTTCTCCATCCATCGCGCCTACTAG
- a CDS encoding universal stress protein — protein MYKHILVPVDLNDETSWQKPLPTALEMCRAFGATLHLMTVIPEIGLQTAVAQYFPSNYEEEIRRQVHDDLHAFSIHHVPAGTKVQHIIAYGKIYKEILDAARQVKADLIIMGAHHPELEDYLLGPNAARVVRHAGCSVMVVRE, from the coding sequence ATGTACAAGCACATCCTGGTTCCGGTCGACCTCAACGACGAAACCTCGTGGCAAAAACCGTTGCCGACGGCGCTCGAAATGTGCCGCGCGTTCGGCGCCACCCTTCACCTGATGACGGTGATTCCGGAAATCGGCCTTCAGACGGCGGTGGCCCAGTATTTTCCGAGCAACTATGAGGAGGAAATCCGCCGCCAGGTCCACGACGACCTCCACGCGTTTTCCATCCACCATGTTCCGGCGGGCACCAAGGTCCAGCACATCATCGCCTACGGGAAGATCTACAAGGAAATCCTCGACGCGGCGCGGCAGGTGAAGGCGGACCTGATCATCATGGGGGCCCACCATCCGGAGCTGGAGGACTATCTGCTGGGGCCGAACGCCGCGCGCGTGGTGCGCCACGCCGGCTGCTCGGTGATGGTGGTCAGGGAGTGA
- a CDS encoding c-type cytochrome: MLKAPSIVLGALCAMMVVGGQAVAADAANGEAAFKKRCVACHTVEKGKNKVGPSLFGVVGRKAGTTEGFKYSESYVEAGNKGLTWTADKIVPYLEDPKDYMEKATGNPKAKSKMVFKLKPENERQDIAAYLATVK; this comes from the coding sequence ATGCTCAAAGCTCCATCCATCGTCCTTGGCGCCCTGTGTGCCATGATGGTCGTCGGCGGCCAGGCCGTCGCCGCCGACGCCGCCAATGGCGAGGCCGCCTTCAAGAAACGGTGCGTGGCCTGCCATACCGTCGAGAAGGGCAAGAACAAGGTTGGACCGTCGCTGTTCGGCGTTGTCGGCAGGAAGGCGGGGACGACGGAGGGCTTCAAGTATTCCGAAAGCTATGTCGAGGCGGGCAACAAGGGGCTGACCTGGACCGCCGACAAGATCGTCCCCTACCTCGAGGACCCGAAGGACTACATGGAAAAGGCGACGGGCAACCCGAAGGCCAAGTCGAAGATGGTTTTCAAGCTCAAGCCCGAGAACGAACGCCAGGACATCGCCGCCTACCTCGCCACGGTGAAGTAA